One segment of Gemmatimonadales bacterium DNA contains the following:
- the argB gene encoding acetylglutamate kinase: MTIDTSKGIAGLKGALRYVRAYRDQVFVVKLGGDVVGEPEVLDHVTAQLALLSSLSIRLVVVHGGGPQASNLSRRLGTEPRIVAGRRITDDAALEVAKMVYAGQLNVDLLAALREHRVQAVGLSGVDADLITAHRRPPGNVVDDDGATLKVDFGHVGDIQRVDPRILTTLMEARFVPVVASLAGGEDGEVFNVNADTVAESLAVALRAQKLIFLTGAPGVLRDRKDPTTLVTFADPDDLAGLMASGVLAGGMRPKVEACIRAATGGVERTHIIDGRAPDALLLEVFTGAGCGTMIVGRKEKATYLGVDLAG, from the coding sequence GTGACCATCGACACCAGCAAGGGCATCGCGGGCCTCAAAGGGGCGCTGCGCTATGTGCGAGCGTATCGCGATCAGGTCTTCGTCGTGAAGCTGGGCGGCGACGTGGTGGGAGAGCCGGAGGTGCTCGATCACGTGACCGCCCAGCTCGCGCTGCTCTCCTCCCTCAGCATCCGGCTGGTCGTGGTCCACGGCGGAGGGCCGCAGGCGTCCAACCTGAGCCGCCGGCTCGGCACCGAGCCGCGCATCGTGGCGGGGCGCCGGATCACCGACGACGCGGCACTTGAAGTGGCCAAGATGGTCTACGCCGGCCAGCTCAATGTCGACCTGCTCGCTGCGCTCCGGGAGCACCGGGTGCAGGCGGTGGGACTGAGCGGGGTGGACGCCGACCTCATCACCGCCCACCGCCGCCCGCCCGGCAACGTGGTGGACGACGACGGTGCCACGCTGAAGGTGGACTTCGGCCACGTGGGCGATATCCAGCGGGTCGACCCCCGGATCCTCACCACCCTCATGGAAGCGCGGTTCGTCCCGGTGGTCGCCAGCCTGGCGGGCGGAGAGGATGGGGAGGTGTTCAACGTGAATGCCGACACCGTGGCGGAGTCGCTCGCGGTGGCGCTCCGGGCCCAGAAGCTCATCTTCCTCACCGGCGCCCCCGGCGTGCTCCGCGACCGGAAGGACCCGACCACCCTCGTCACCTTTGCCGACCCCGACGACCTCGCCGGCCTCATGGCCAGTGGCGTCCTGGCAGGTGGAATGCGGCCCAAGGTGGAGGCCTGCATCCGGGCGGCCACCGGCGGGGTCGAGCGCACCCACATCATCGACGGCCGCGCTCCCGACGCGCTGCTGCTGGAGGTCTTCACCGGGGCGGGCTGTGGCACTATGATCGTCGGCCGCAAGGAGAAGGCCACCTACCTCGGAGTCGATCTTGCCGGATGA